GTGTACACGGTGCGAGTGCCCGAGGACGTGCCCGTGGGCTCCACGCTGCTCAGCGTCACCGCCACCGATCCCGACGACGGAACCAACGGGGCTGTACTGTATTCATTTCCCGAGATTTCTGATAAAGCTTCGAATATATTCCATCTAGAGCCAAAAACGGGAGCGATCACGTTGGTGAGGAACCTGGACTTCGAGGAAGCCGATTTGTATGAACTCAGAGTGCGGGCTAAGGACGGAGGATCCCTATCGAACACGGCGAGGGTGTCGATCTCGGTGACGGACGTGAACGACA
This is a stretch of genomic DNA from Meleagris gallopavo isolate NT-WF06-2002-E0010 breed Aviagen turkey brand Nicholas breeding stock chromosome 15 unlocalized genomic scaffold, Turkey_5.1 Chr15_random_7180001957711, whole genome shotgun sequence. It encodes these proteins:
- the LOC104915509 gene encoding protocadherin gamma-A7-like produces the protein YTVRVPEDVPVGSTLLSVTATDPDDGTNGAVLYSFPEISDKASNIFHLEPKTGAITLVRNLDFEEADLYELRVRAKDGGSLSNTARVSISVTDVNDNAPEISVRSALSEISEDAAPGTVVALLHVQDRDSGANGEVRCSLGESVPFRLERALDDYYSVVTARELDRERASEYNVTVRAADGGSPAL